Below is a genomic region from Gammaproteobacteria bacterium.
GCCATCATTTTTTAAACGAATTGCACTTTTACACTCACCTAGATTAGAGTCAGGTCCCGAAATAAATAACGCTTTCCCATCTCCCAAACCAATTTGTGCTTTCATTTCAAAGGCGCGCTCATCTAATTGGTATGGAAGATAACCAGGAGCTTTAGCAAGTTTTCCATCCTGAAAAGTCACGAAATATTCTTCCTTTTGGCTTTCTATACTAATGATGTGTTTCGCAAATTCCTCAAATTTTTCGCTAGAAGATAAAGTGTCACTTTTTTTAAATTTTTCAAAGAGCTGTTTGGTTTCTTGTGGCACTAAATCTAAAAATATAAAAGTGAGTTTGTCATGCCCCACAGGCGGTAACGTATGATAACCATTCATATCCCAAATGCGCGGGGACAGTATAAACTCAAAATAATTTGGGGAATTTAGGAATCTTATAGGATCTAGCGTTCCATCACCGAGCTGAGGGACAAAGCCAATACAGGATTTTCTGCGGTTTAAATGGATCTGTAATCGATTATATAGCTCCTTGGATATTACATTTTCTTCGTCTGAAACTAATTTTCCTTGCCAAGAAAAAAAATTATTAATTTGTCTCCGCCATAAATGTGCATCATTGCCTATATAGTTCATTCTGTGACAAGTCATTTGTGTTCTTAGGATGCTCTTATAATCTAAGAAAGACATCATGTGTAAAATAATTTCATCAGATAATAAAGCGAGTGAATCGACATGGTTATTATTATTCATGTCTAGCCAATTTGGTACTTCTGAATTAATTTCTCGTCGATTCATGCTCATGCTTTGGCCTTCATTTAAAATATCAAATTTAATCTAATTCCATTGCTATTTATATTGCTAGAGTCGCTTGAAATCATCCATCCCACCAACTGCTTTATTAATTTTTATCTGCTCTAGCTGTTCCAAATGGGAACTAGTAGGGTAACTATTTTTAGGTTGTTCCTTTTTAGGTTCCTCCTTTTTAGGTTGTGAAGCAATGTTTTGGTCGTCATAAGCGACTAGCTGAGAGTTAATCCATAGAGTGGTCATGCAAACATCTCTGTGCCAATTGTTGTACTGCCCTCATTCCAGGGGCTCATGGCTAACAAGTCTGTGGCATCTCCTTGATTCGGACGCGCGCTAGTTAATAGGTTGCCTTGTATGGCTAATATTCCTACAGCCGATTTAAATACGGTAGAACTAACACTAGATAGTGATGAGACTATTTTTGATAACATAGAGAAATGCTCCAGGGAATAATTACGAGATGGGGAATTGTACGAAATTATTCTTAATATTTTCTTAACAAGATATAAAATCGCAAAAAATGCTTTGTACTGGACAAAAAATTGGTTCTACTTATCATCGTCCCGGGACCCATCCTCCACGTCGTCCTGCGATTTATTCGCGGGATCCAGATCCGATGCTGGATCCCGCGAATAAAT
It encodes:
- a CDS encoding F-box protein, which produces MSMNRREINSEVPNWLDMNNNNHVDSLALLSDEIILHMMSFLDYKSILRTQMTCHRMNYIGNDAHLWRRQINNFFSWQGKLVSDEENVISKELYNRLQIHLNRRKSCIGFVPQLGDGTLDPIRFLNSPNYFEFILSPRIWDMNGYHTLPPVGHDKLTFIFLDLVPQETKQLFEKFKKSDTLSSSEKFEEFAKHIISIESQKEEYFVTFQDGKLAKAPGYLPYQLDERAFEMKAQIGLGDGKALFISGPDSNLGECKSAIRLKNDGTDHWSIHLDKGIKGFDFKFYVGQLSSGDNPPVTELIAEYGPFRKIKSNFKLIIDDFIEQPRLSL